The Malus domestica chromosome 10, GDT2T_hap1 genome contains a region encoding:
- the LOC103429730 gene encoding uncharacterized protein isoform X10, which yields MSKPSLRLQFTKLLVFYHVLLWQLGHWPQSKLHCRADVARLPEDEVSALRDFMSNTELRPEQIIEVTYCSDVVRTYGFVIECNCTNESGCRITGIRMSYLGLTGTIHEKVGDLTSLTYLILSNNTLHGGIPDTIGNLKNLQVLDLSRNQLNGSIPASLGRLVSLEYLYLQYNLLSQGIPPSFGSLTKLTELNLQFNMISDSIPEDFGNLSSLTIMELSENQLSGPLPQSLGNLTTLTTFYVSANNLSGKFPETYGNLTSLKKFSIAGNYISGPLPVETIAKWTNITHLVLVGNNFEGNLTEKIFRLPKLQYLLITDLANNSFPLPPKINNSANFISLTLRNCSINGTIPKYIGENMTSLRYLDLSFNKLTGGLPQNMSSKMIYMSFSRNMLNGTIAPSILGDSQTRIDLSFNYFSAEGSPVQSNQQLNLFACCRNSSTTEPQMMDPFEMKNRYCPENEPEYHSLFINCGGEETIVDGHQYDQDNDTSLFYTSPKKSWAYSLSGDFGVPESNTSNYIKSMTRGVHEAPLYEKARFSPISLEYYVFCLRKGNYIVTLYFKEIVDSKDEDYSSLRKRVFDVYIQDVRRLDYFKIREEEGTTEGPITKKISAVVVNDSGLLNIHLYWPGKGSYQYHPSFNGPLISAISVTPEFDPDKSKGQFVALITLASIVAALPLSLAFAWRMGWLPSEGFPKIETSQEKIVDEYQDSEELPSQEENGDEQRNTKDQGTRKNTEKYQGQEEIGDEHQDNEELPSQEEIGDEHQDNEELPSQEEIGDEHQDNEELPSQEEIGDEHQDNEELPSQEEIGDEPRNTKGQEEVGDEQRNTKDQGRRKNTKTKRKKKEKLGDEHPNIVKKLGMFGLSYGFPLGMSSEELPSQEEIGDKHQDSEEFPSKEEIGDEHQDSEELPSQEEIGDEQRNTKGQQEINDEQRNTKDQGRRKNTETKRKKKEKIGDDHPDTVKKLGMLGLSYGFPSGQEEIGEEHQDSEELPSQEEIGDEQRNTKGQEEIGDEQRNTKDQGRRKNTETKRKKKEKIGDERPNTIKKLGMFGLSYGLPLDMSSEELPSKEEIGDEHQDSEELPSQEEIGDEQRNTKDQGRRKNTETKRKKKEKIGDERPNTVKKLGMFGLSYGLPLDMSSEELPSQEEIGDEQRKTKDQGRWKNTETKRKKKEKIGDEHPDTVKKLGMLGLSYGFPLGMSSEELPSEEEIGDEQQDSEELPSQEEIGDEQRNRKGQEEIGEEQRNTKDQGRQKNTETKRKKKEKIGDEHPDTVKKLGMFGLSYGFPLGMSNEELPSQEEIGDEHQDSEELPSQQEIGDEQRNKKGQEEIGDEQRNTKDQGRWKNTETKTKKKEKIGDEHPDTVKKLGMLGLSYGFPLGMSSEELPSEEEIGDEHQDSEELPSQEEIGDEQRNRKGQEEIGDEQRNTKDQGRRKNTETKRKKKEKIGDEHPDTVKKLGMFGLSYGFPLGMSSEELPSQEEIGDEHQDSEKLPSQEEIGDEQRNMKGQEEIGDEQRNTKDQGRRKNTETKMKKKEKIGDEHPDIVKKLGMLGSSYGFPLGMSSEELPSQEEISDEHQDNEELPSQEKIGDEQRNTKGQEEIGDEQRNTKDQGRRKNTKTKMKKKEKIGDEHPDTVKKLGMLGLSYGFPLGMSSEELLSQEEIGDEHQDSEELRSQEEISDEQRNTKGQEEIGDEQINTKDQGRRTNTKTRRKKNEKIGDEHLDAVKELINATENFSDKKKLGHSETFFMAQLPSHTVAVKKLDSAHFKGKIDKLKEEIGIIESLQHNNILKLLHAYIGKDLQFLVYEYMENKSLEDILFGSSTSGTIKLDWNTRVNICLGIAQGLQYLHERVQIVHTNIKSANILLNEKLEAKISDFGFANLYSEEDKVMAIGRETKKGYTAPEYLQTDDLDSKLDVFSFGVVVLEIVSGERNVRNQSKKETEVLLDRAYKANRNGNLKSLVDKNLSTFDEREALIILKLALECTTMGASVRPEMSGVVSVLLGEKSIDEVCSPAKPTGDINVVGSLEELAGISDMAAKPTGDINVVGSLEESAGISDMAESLSPLWGS from the exons ATGAGTAAGCCTTCTCTAAGACTGCAGTTTACTAAGCTTCTTGTTTTTTACCATGTTCTACTTTGGCAACTTGGACACTGGCCTCAATCCAAACTCCACTGCAGAGCCGACGTGGCTCGACTGCCGGAAGATGAAG TGTCTGCTCTCCGTGACTTTATGAGCAACACAGAGTTAAGGCCAGAGCAAATCATTGAGGTGACGTATTGCAGTGATGTAGTCCGGACTTACGGTTTTGTCATCGAATGTAATTGCACTAATGAGAGTGGATGCCGGATCACTGGAAT TAGAATGAGCTACTTAGGTTTAACTGGAACTATTCATGAAAAAGTGGGTGATCTTACAAGCCTAACCTACCT CATTCTATCCAACAACACACTTCATGGCGGAATACCAGACACCATTGGGAATTTGAAGAATCTCCAAGTCCT GGATCTATCGCGAAATCAACTCAATGGTTCAATACCAGCAAGCTTAGGGCGCTTGGTTTCTCTTGAATATCT ATATCTGCAATACAACTTGCTTAGCCAAGGTATACCACCAAGTTTTGGTTCACTGACGAAACTTACTGAATT GAATCTGCAGTTTAATATGATATCAGACTCAATTCCTGAGGATTTTGGAAATCTTTCGAGTCTTACAATTAT GGAACTGTCTGAGAATCAGCTGTCTGGTCCTCTTCCACAAAGCCTCGGAAACTTGACAACTCTCACAACCTT CTATGTGTCAGCCAATAATTTGAGTGGGAAATTTCCAGAAACTTATGGAAACCTCACAAGCCTGAAAAAGTT TTCGATAGCCGGGAATTACATTTCTGGTCCCTTACCAGTTGAAACCATAGCCAAGTGGACTAATATCACTCACCT GGTGCTCGTGGGAAACAATTTCGAAGGAAACTTGACTGAAAAAATATTCCGCTTGCCAAAGCTTCAGTATCT GTTGATAACTGACCTggcaaataatagtttcccaTTACCACCAAAAATCAACAACAGTGCCAATTTCATTTCTCT AACACTGAGGAACTGCTCAATCAACGGCACAATCCCCAAATACATTGGTGAAAATATGACATCCCTAAGATACCT AGACTTGAGCTTCAATAAGTTAACTGGTGGCCTCCCTCAGAATATGAGTTCAAAAATGATTTACat GTCTTTTTCTAGAAATATGCTTAACGGGACAATCGCACCTTCGATACTTGGGGACTCCCAAACTAGGAT AGATCTTTCGTTCAACTATTTTTCAGCAGAAGGCTCTCCAGTACAAAGCAACCAACAACT GAACTTGTTTGCATGCTGCCGCAACTCCTCAACCACTGAGCCACAAat GATGGATCCATTTGAAATGAAGAACAGATACTGTCCTGAAAACGAACCGGAGT ACCATTCCTTGTTTATTAATTGTGGTGGTGAAGAAACAATCGTAGATGGGCATCAATATGATCAAGATAATGACACATCCCTCTTTTACACAAGTCCAAAGAAAAGCTGGGCTTACAGCCTTTCCGGAGACTTTGGTGTACCAGAAAGTAATACTAGTAATTATATCAAGAGCATGACACGTGGAGTTCATGAGGCACCGTTGTATGAAAAAGCTCGGTTTTCCCCGATATCTCTCGAGTATTATGTTTTTTGTCTACGCAAAGGCAATTATATTGTGACGCTTTATTTCAAGGAAATTGTAGACAGTAAGGATGAAGATTATAGTAGTTTAAGAAAACGCGTATTTGATGTATATATTCAG GATGTGAGGAGACTAGATTATTTCAAGATTAGGGAGGAGGAGGGAACTACAGAAGGACCAATAACTAAAAAGATTTCAGCTGTGGTTGTAAATGATAGCGGTCTATTGAACATCCACTTGTACTGGCCTGGAAAGGGATCGTATCAATACCATCCTAGTTTTAATGGACCTCTAATATCAGCTATTTCTGTGACTCCTG AGTTCGATCCCGATAAAAGCAAAGGTCAATTTGTTGCATTGATTACGCTTGCTTCAATTGTTGCTGCTCTGCCGCTTTCATTGGCTTTTGCTTGGAGGATGGGCTGGCTGCCAAGCGAAGGGTTCCCCA AAATCGAAACAAGTCAAGAAAAAATAGTTGATGAGTATCAAGACAGCGAAGAGCTCCCCA GTCAAGAAGAAAATGGTGATGAGCAGAGAAACACGAAAGATCAAGGCACGCGgaagaacacagaaaaatatcAAG GTCAAGAAGAAATAGGAGATGAGCATCAAGACAACGAAGAGCTCCCCA GTCAAGAAGAAATAGGAGATGAGCATCAAGACAACGAAGAGCTCCCCA GTCAAGAAGAAATAGGAGATGAGCATCAAGACAACGAAGAGCTCCCCA GTCAAGAAGAAATAGGTGATGAGCATCAAGACAACGAAGAGCTCCCCA GTCAAGAAGAAATAGGTGATGAGCCGAGAAACACGAAAGGTCAAGAAGAAGTAGGAGATGAACAGAGAAACACGAAAGATCAAGGCAGGCGGaagaacacaaaaacaaagaggaagaaaaaggaaaaactaGGTGATGAGCATCCAAACATCGTCAAAAAATTGGGTATGTTCGGATTGAGCTATGGATTTCCGTTGGGAATGTCAAGCGAAGAGCTCCCCA GTCAAGAAGAAATAGGTGATAAGCATCAGGACAGCGAAGAGTTCCCCA GTAAAGAAGAAATAGGTGATGAGCATCAAGACAGCGAAGAGCTCCCCA GTCAAGAAGAAATAGGTGATGAGCAGAGAAACACGAAAGGTCAACAAGAAATAAATGACGAGCAGAGAAACACGAAAGATCAAGGCAGGCGGAAGAACACAGaaacaaagaggaagaaaaaggaaaaaataggTGATGATCATCCAGACACCGTAAAAAAATTGGGTATGTTGGGATTGAGCTATGGATTTCCGTCGG GTCAAGAAGAAATAGGTGAGGAGCATCAAGACAGCGAAGAGCTCCCCA GCCAAGAAGAAATAGGTGATGAGCAGAGAAACACGAAAGGTCAAGAAGAAATAGGTGATGAGCAGAGAAACACGAAAGATCAAGGCAGGCGGAAGAACACAGaaacaaagaggaagaaaaaggaaaaaataggTGATGAGCGTCCAAACACCATCAAAAAATTGGGTATGTTCGGATTGAGCTATGGATTACCGTTGGATATGTCAAGCGAAGAGCTCCCCA GTAAAGAAGAAATAGGTGATGAGCATCAAGACAGCGAAGAACTCCCCA GCCAAGAAGAAATAGGTGATGAGCAGAGAAACACGAAAGATCAAGGCAGGCGGAAGAACACAGaaacaaagaggaagaaaaaggaaaaaataggTGATGAGCGTCCAAACACCGTCAAAAAATTGGGTATGTTCGGATTGAGCTATGGATTACCGTTGGATATGTCAAGCGAAGAGCTCCCCA gCCAAGAAGAAATAGGTGATGAGCAGAGAAAAACGAAAGATCAAGGCAGGTGGAAGAACACAGaaacaaagaggaagaaaaaggaaaaaataggTGATGAGCATCCCGACACCGTCAAAAAATTGGGTATGTTGGGATTGAGCTATGGATTTCCGTTGGGTATGTCAAGCGAAGAGCTCCCCA GTGAAGAAGAAATAGGTGatgaacaacaagatagcgaagAGCTCCCCA gtCAAGAAGAAATAGGTGATGAGCAGAGAAACAGGAAAGGTCAAGAAGAAATAGGTGAGGAGCAGAGAAACACGAAAGATCAAGGCAGGCAGAAGAACACagaaacaaaaaggaagaaaaaggaaaaaataggTGATGAGCATCCAGACACTGTAAAAAAATTGGGTATGTTCGGATTGAGCTATGGATTTCCGTTGGGTATGTCAAACGAAGAGCTCCCCA GTCAAGAAGAAATAGGTGATGAGCATCAAGACAGCGAAGAACTCCCCA GTCAACAAGAAATAGGTGATGAGCAGAGAAACAAGAAAGGTCAAGAAGAAATTGGTGATGAGCAGAGAAACACGAAAGATCAAGGCAGGTGGAAGAACACAGAAACAAAGacgaagaaaaaggaaaaaataggTGATGAGCATCCAGACACCGTCAAAAAATTGGGTATGTTGGGATTGAGCTATGGATTTCCGTTGGGTATGTCAAGCGAAGAGCTCCCCA GTGAAGAAGAAATAGGTGATGAGCATCAAGATAGCGAAGAGCTCCCCA gtCAAGAAGAAATAGGTGATGAGCAGAGAAACAGGAAAGGTCAAGAAGAAATAGGTGATGAGCAGAGAAACACGAAAGATCAAGGCAGGCGGAAGAACACTGaaacaaagaggaagaaaaaggaaaaaataggTGATGAGCATCCAGACACTGTAAAAAAATTGGGTATGTTCGGATTGAGCTATGGATTTCCGTTGGGTATGTCAAGCGAAGAGCTCCCCA GTCAAGAAGAAATAGGTGATGAGCATCAAGACAGCGAAAAGCTCCCTA GTCAAGAAGAAATAGGTGATGAGCAAAGAAACATGAAAGGTCAAGAAGAAATAGGGGATGAGCAGAGAAACACGAAAGATCAAGGTAGGCGGAAGAACACAGAaacaaagatgaagaaaaaggaaaaaataggTGATGAGCATCCAGACATTGTTAAAAAATTGGGTATGTTGGGATCGAGCTATGGATTTCCGTTGGGTATGTCAAGCGAAGAGCTCCCCA gTCAAGAAGAAATAAGTGATGAGCATCAAGACAACGAAGAGCTCCCCA GTCAAGAAAAAATAGGTGATGAGCAGAGAAACACGAAAGGTCAAGAAGAAATAGGGGATGAGCAGAGAAACACGAAAGATCAAGGCAGGCGGaagaacacaaaaacaaagatgaagaaaaaggaaaaaataggTGATGAGCATCCAGACACTGTTAAAAAATTGGGTATGTTGGGATTGAGCTATGGATTTCCGTTGGGTATGTCAAGCGAAGAGCTCCTCA GTCAAGAAGAAATAGGTGATGAGCATCAAGACAGCGAAGAGCTCCGCA GTCAAGAAGAAATAAGTGATGAGCAGAGAAACACGAAAGGTCAAGAAGAAATTGGTGATGAGCAGATAAACACGAAAGATCAAGGCAGGCGGACGAACAcaaaaacaaggaggaagaaaaatgaaaaaataggTGATGAGCATCTAGACGCCGTCAAAGAATTAATAAATGCTACCGAAAATTTTAGcgacaaaaaaaaacttggtcATTCTGAGACATTTTTTATG GCACAACTGCCAAGTCATACTGTGGCCGTGAAGAAACTAGATTCCGCTCATTTTAAGGGAAAAATCGATAAACTGAAAGAGGAAATTGGCATCATAGAGTCATTGCAACACAACAATATCCTTAAACTGTTGCATGCTTATATTGGAAAAGACCTCCAATTTCTTGTTTACGAATACATGGAAAATAAATCCCTTGAAGACATCTTATTTG GCTCGAGTACTTCTGGCACAATCAAGCTTGATTGGAATACAAGGGTTAACATTTGCTTGGGAATAGCACAGGGTTTGCAATATCTACATGAGAGAGTACAGATTGTTCATACGAATATAAAATCTGCTAATATTCTTCTTAATGAAAAACTTGAGGCTAAGATATCGGACTTTGGATTTGCAAATCTTTATTCTGAAGAAGATAAAGTTATGGCCATCGGAAGAGAAACAAAGAA AGGCTACACGGCGCCAGAGTATTTGCAAACGGATGATTTAGATAGCAAACTGGATGTTTTCAGCTTTGGGGTGGTCGTACTTGAAATTGTTAGTGGGGAGAGAAACGTACGTaaccaatcaaagaaggaaactGAGGTTCTTTTAGACAGG GCTTATAAAGCAAATAGAAACGGAAATTTGAAGAGCTTGGTTGATAAGAATTTGTCTACATTTGATGAAAGAGAAGCCCTTATCATCTTGAAATTAGCATTGGAGTGCACCACGATGGGTGCTAGTGTCAGACCTGAAATGTCTGGAGTTGTTAGTGTTCTTCTTGGCGAAAAAAGCATTGACGAGGTTTGTTCACCTGCCAAGCCCACTGGCGACATCAATGTTGTTGGTTCCCTCGAAGAGTTGGCAGGCATTTCTGATATGGCTGCCAAGCCCACTGGCGACATCAATGTTGTTGGTTCCCTCGAAGAGTCGGCAGGCATTTCTGATATGGCAGAGTCTCTTTCCCCACTTTGGGGAAGTTGA